The Phycisphaerales bacterium AB-hyl4 genome has a window encoding:
- the flgM gene encoding flagellar biosynthesis anti-sigma factor FlgM: MSDIGRISQPGASAFGHNNGRIPPGYQNSAAPAAQARRNDQVEFSDTARLLSKLNEMPEIRQELVDRVKQEIADGSYETPEKIEVAVDAMLEDLG, encoded by the coding sequence ATGAGTGACATTGGACGGATCAGTCAGCCGGGGGCGAGCGCCTTCGGGCACAACAACGGCCGGATCCCGCCCGGCTACCAGAACTCGGCCGCACCCGCCGCTCAGGCGCGGCGGAACGATCAGGTCGAGTTTTCCGACACGGCCCGCCTGCTCAGCAAGCTCAATGAGATGCCTGAGATCCGGCAGGAGCTTGTCGACCGCGTCAAGCAGGAAATCGCCGACGGCAGCTATGAAACGCCTGAGAAGATCGAAGTCGCCGTCGACGCCATGCTCGAAGATCTCGGCTGA
- a CDS encoding N-acetylmuramic acid 6-phosphate etherase, with product MTVHDTTNSKSEIPNSKFPDRGHLLTEQRNTSTAAIDALSVEQALRAINTQDMNVPRIVRDAIPAITKLVETVVERMRRGGRLVYIGAGTSGRLGVLDASECPPTFHTDPDQVVGLIAGGDNALRQSSEGKEDEHDGAHAELRRIRLNENDTLVGIAAGGTTPYVWGALAYAREQGSATALMTCVLAKTLMTRERAPVVKANQPIAPPAPPRLPVAIDHIIELPVGPEAITGSTRMKAGTATKLALNMISTATMIQLGKTWGNLMVDLRATNAKLRDRALRILMHQANLAHSQAEDLLDTAQGSVKLALVMARLDLSAHDAQRRLDESNGQLRPLIGPPR from the coding sequence ATGACCGTTCACGACACAACAAATTCGAAATCCGAAATTCCAAATTCGAAATTCCCCGACCGCGGCCACCTGCTTACCGAGCAGCGAAACACCTCCACCGCGGCGATTGACGCGCTCTCGGTCGAGCAGGCCTTGCGTGCGATCAACACGCAGGACATGAACGTGCCGCGCATCGTCCGCGATGCCATCCCCGCCATCACAAAGCTCGTTGAAACCGTCGTCGAACGCATGCGACGCGGCGGCCGACTCGTTTACATCGGCGCGGGCACGTCCGGCAGGCTCGGCGTGCTCGATGCCAGCGAATGTCCGCCCACCTTTCACACCGACCCCGACCAGGTCGTCGGCCTCATCGCCGGCGGCGACAACGCCCTTCGCCAATCCAGCGAAGGTAAAGAAGACGAACACGACGGCGCACACGCGGAGCTTCGTCGCATCCGCCTCAACGAAAACGACACGCTCGTCGGCATCGCCGCCGGCGGCACGACGCCTTACGTCTGGGGCGCCCTCGCGTACGCCCGCGAGCAGGGCAGCGCGACCGCGCTGATGACCTGCGTGCTCGCCAAAACGCTCATGACCCGCGAGCGTGCTCCCGTCGTCAAAGCCAATCAACCGATCGCGCCCCCGGCCCCGCCGCGCCTGCCGGTCGCCATCGATCACATCATCGAACTGCCCGTCGGCCCCGAAGCCATCACAGGCTCCACGCGCATGAAAGCCGGCACCGCCACCAAGCTCGCGCTGAACATGATCTCCACTGCCACGATGATTCAGCTCGGCAAGACGTGGGGCAACCTCATGGTCGACCTTCGCGCGACGAACGCCAAGCTGCGCGATCGTGCCCTGCGCATCCTCATGCATCAAGCCAACCTCGCCCACAGCCAGGCCGAAGACCTGCTCGACACAGCGCAAGGCTCCGTCAAGCTCGCGCTCGTCATGGCCCGCCTCGACCTCAGCGCTCACGACGCCCAGCGCCGCCTCGACGAATCAAACGGCCAACTCCGCCCCCTCATCGGCCCCCCCCGCTGA
- the pilO gene encoding type 4a pilus biogenesis protein PilO yields MMNFKLNQADGGNARRTIDGVGVAMCLALTGLLYAVGVHPLLEQRREQQALSREVVTEQDEVAMLTASLMEVRRKYVQVQREVADNALRLEPLSALNRRVAELTEMARGAGLAVNGVRPGRATTNEHYRTVPVQVAGDGSFYAVERFLKQLYEQMPDVGVWSLQLERRGSDLEMDPQYQIDLVWYAAPPTE; encoded by the coding sequence ATGATGAACTTCAAATTGAATCAGGCGGACGGCGGGAACGCACGGCGGACGATCGACGGCGTGGGCGTCGCGATGTGCCTGGCGCTGACCGGGCTGCTGTACGCGGTAGGTGTGCATCCGCTGCTGGAACAGCGGCGAGAGCAGCAGGCGCTGTCGCGCGAAGTCGTCACGGAACAGGACGAAGTGGCGATGCTCACCGCGTCGCTGATGGAGGTTCGCCGTAAGTATGTGCAGGTGCAGCGCGAGGTGGCGGACAACGCGCTACGGCTGGAGCCGTTGTCGGCGCTGAACCGGCGGGTGGCGGAGTTGACGGAAATGGCGCGCGGCGCGGGGTTGGCGGTCAATGGTGTCAGGCCCGGCAGAGCGACGACGAACGAACACTATCGCACGGTGCCAGTGCAGGTCGCGGGCGATGGCAGCTTTTATGCGGTGGAACGATTTTTGAAGCAGCTGTACGAGCAAATGCCGGACGTCGGCGTGTGGTCGCTGCAACTGGAACGGCGCGGGAGCGACCTGGAGATGGACCCGCAATATCAGATTGATCTGGTGTGGTATGCGGCGCCGCCGACGGAGTGA
- a CDS encoding anhydro-N-acetylmuramic acid kinase, with the protein MSTPLTRFAVGCMTGTSLDGLDVALARLTGRGRDLTARFIAHHSQPLPDHLRTTLHSFAVGQPHPPIDYLRAARELGALHATAVAELCQQHLPSDAALAFVAAHGQTICHAPAERLSWQLFDPWPIVRKLDVPVVYDMRQADLIADGEGAPITPIADWVMYRDPEQPRFIVNLGGVCNITTLPVDAAPDHVAGGDVGLCNLLIDGVVQRLFPDKRYDHNGELAAAGRPVQLTDDLWHEALAEADARTLGREQLQPHDIDRLLDRLRPDHSPQDIIATMVDTVAMTVALHTSDVDQPWQIVLAGGGARNPVLVERIRDHVDPAHEVLLTDELGIPSEAREAIAFAVLGGLCEDGLPITLPSVTGSTRPGVAGTWAGVR; encoded by the coding sequence ATGTCCACGCCACTGACCCGCTTCGCCGTCGGCTGCATGACCGGCACGAGCCTCGACGGGCTCGACGTCGCGCTGGCCCGACTCACCGGCCGCGGCCGCGACCTCACCGCCCGCTTCATCGCCCACCACAGCCAGCCGCTGCCCGATCACCTCCGCACCACGTTGCATAGCTTCGCGGTCGGCCAACCCCATCCGCCGATCGACTACCTCCGCGCCGCCCGCGAGCTTGGCGCGCTGCACGCGACCGCGGTGGCCGAGCTATGTCAGCAGCATCTACCGAGCGATGCCGCGCTTGCCTTCGTCGCCGCGCATGGGCAGACCATCTGCCACGCGCCTGCCGAGCGATTGAGCTGGCAACTGTTCGATCCCTGGCCGATCGTTCGCAAGCTCGACGTGCCGGTCGTTTACGACATGCGCCAAGCCGACCTGATCGCCGACGGCGAAGGCGCGCCGATCACGCCCATCGCCGACTGGGTGATGTACCGCGACCCCGAGCAGCCGCGCTTCATCGTCAACCTCGGCGGCGTCTGCAACATCACCACCTTGCCCGTCGACGCCGCGCCCGACCACGTCGCCGGCGGCGATGTCGGCCTCTGCAACCTGCTGATCGATGGCGTCGTGCAACGCCTCTTCCCCGACAAACGCTATGACCACAACGGCGAACTCGCCGCAGCGGGCCGACCCGTTCAATTGACCGATGACCTCTGGCATGAAGCGCTCGCCGAGGCCGACGCACGCACGCTCGGCCGCGAGCAACTGCAACCCCACGACATCGACCGCCTGCTCGATCGCCTACGCCCCGATCACTCCCCACAAGACATCATCGCCACGATGGTCGATACGGTCGCCATGACCGTCGCGCTTCACACCAGCGACGTCGACCAACCCTGGCAGATCGTGCTCGCAGGCGGCGGCGCTCGCAATCCCGTGCTCGTCGAGCGCATCCGTGATCACGTCGACCCGGCCCACGAGGTATTGCTCACCGACGAGCTGGGCATCCCCAGCGAAGCCCGCGAAGCGATCGCCTTCGCAGTGCTCGGCGGCCTCTGCGAAGACGGCCTGCCCATCACGCTGCCCAGCGTCACCGGCAGCACCCGCCCCGGCGTCGCGGGCACGTGGGCAGGGGTGAGATGA
- a CDS encoding GspE/PulE family protein: MSDARRAMPRKRRIGEALVEQGALSEQQLQQALAEQKVSGQKLGEMLVDQGVINTGTLVHALASCLGIKGCHLRHGLIDPAAIQLVGEEECERLMVVPMFKVHDTLTVAMAEPHSLPTIDLLRNVTGCRKIRPVLALESNIEEFLKKYAGGNVDVDAFLTSLVEQDVEVIEREATDEGPATDLEKMVAGSPIINLVNVAMLTAIRDKASDIHIEPSRNGTRIRYRIDGVLRDLMKPPAGMHAAITSRVKVIGKMDIAEKRLPQEGRVRLVAEGRDIDLRISSIPTLLGEKLVIRILDKTNLHVKMEDLGFRDECLEAFKRVLKRPHGLVLVTGPTGSGKTTTLYSALDLLRSPERNLVTVEDPVEYQLDMVNQIQVQSSIGMTFARALRSILRQDPDIIMVGEIRDEETARVAVQAALTGHLVLATLHTNDAPGAVARLVDMNIEPYLLSSAINGVVAQRLARTICPHCETKYYPSEQVLEDAGLKAHAGRSFRKGAGCQQCHNSGFKGRIGIYEVMEITPGIRRLIHHAAAAHELRTKLRTKGTFKTLREEGVMIALDHQSSLEEVLRVTHCDDEPGAEEPTPAAAAAEPASAGESPTVDETESRGAA; the protein is encoded by the coding sequence GTGAGCGATGCACGCCGAGCCATGCCGCGTAAACGCCGTATCGGTGAAGCCCTCGTCGAACAGGGTGCGCTGTCCGAGCAGCAGTTGCAGCAGGCGTTGGCTGAGCAGAAAGTGTCCGGCCAGAAGCTCGGCGAGATGCTGGTCGACCAGGGCGTGATCAACACGGGCACGCTGGTGCACGCACTGGCGAGTTGCCTGGGCATCAAGGGCTGTCATCTACGGCACGGCCTGATCGACCCGGCGGCAATTCAACTGGTCGGCGAAGAGGAATGCGAACGGCTGATGGTCGTGCCGATGTTCAAGGTGCACGACACGCTGACGGTCGCGATGGCGGAGCCGCATTCGCTGCCGACGATCGACCTGCTGCGGAATGTGACGGGGTGTCGCAAGATTCGGCCGGTGCTCGCGCTTGAGAGCAACATCGAGGAGTTTCTCAAGAAGTACGCGGGGGGCAATGTTGACGTCGATGCGTTTCTCACGTCGCTGGTCGAGCAGGACGTGGAAGTCATCGAGCGCGAAGCGACCGACGAAGGCCCGGCGACGGACCTGGAGAAGATGGTCGCGGGAAGCCCGATCATCAACCTGGTCAACGTCGCGATGCTGACGGCGATTCGCGACAAGGCCAGCGACATTCACATCGAGCCGTCGCGCAACGGCACGCGTATTCGCTACCGCATCGACGGCGTGCTGCGCGATCTGATGAAACCGCCCGCCGGCATGCACGCCGCGATCACGTCGCGTGTGAAGGTCATCGGCAAGATGGACATCGCGGAGAAACGGCTGCCGCAGGAAGGCCGTGTGCGTCTGGTCGCGGAAGGCCGGGACATCGACCTGCGAATCAGCTCGATCCCCACATTGCTCGGTGAAAAGCTGGTGATTCGTATTCTGGACAAGACGAATCTGCATGTGAAGATGGAAGACCTGGGCTTTCGCGATGAATGCCTTGAGGCGTTCAAGCGCGTGCTCAAGCGACCACACGGCCTGGTGCTCGTCACCGGCCCGACGGGCAGCGGCAAGACGACGACGCTGTATTCGGCGCTCGACCTGCTGCGCAGCCCTGAGCGGAATCTGGTCACGGTGGAAGACCCGGTCGAATACCAACTGGACATGGTCAACCAGATCCAGGTGCAAAGCTCGATCGGCATGACGTTCGCGCGGGCGCTGCGGTCGATCCTTCGGCAGGACCCGGACATCATCATGGTCGGCGAGATCCGCGACGAAGAGACGGCTCGCGTCGCGGTGCAGGCGGCGCTGACGGGACACCTCGTGCTCGCCACGTTGCATACTAACGACGCGCCGGGCGCGGTGGCGCGGCTGGTGGATATGAACATCGAGCCTTACCTGCTCAGCAGCGCGATCAATGGCGTGGTGGCGCAGCGGCTGGCGCGAACCATCTGTCCGCATTGCGAGACGAAGTATTACCCCTCGGAACAGGTGCTGGAAGATGCGGGGCTGAAGGCGCACGCCGGCCGAAGCTTCCGCAAAGGGGCGGGTTGTCAGCAATGTCACAACTCCGGGTTCAAGGGGCGGATTGGCATTTACGAAGTGATGGAGATCACGCCGGGCATTCGTCGGCTGATTCACCACGCGGCGGCGGCGCACGAGTTGCGTACGAAACTGCGCACCAAAGGTACGTTCAAGACGCTGCGTGAAGAGGGTGTGATGATTGCGCTCGATCACCAGTCGAGCCTGGAGGAAGTGCTTCGCGTAACGCATTGCGACGACGAGCCGGGCGCGGAGGAGCCGACCCCGGCTGCCGCTGCGGCGGAACCGGCTTCGGCGGGCGAGTCGCCGACGGTGGATGAAACGGAATCACGGGGGGCGGCATGA
- a CDS encoding type II secretion system F family protein, with translation MRLAYQAYNKSGKAVRDTIEVGSRDEAYQQLRAEGLFVTGLSEAGKSPVRSTGRAMPTAIAAASKTVARRRMGASRRIRNLTVFTRQMHVLFSTGTPLVDALGALERQSRDEQWKARLRDIQQRVEEGSSLSDAMEYHVDCFDTVYRALIRAGESGGKLPAMLERLATLVQRQQKVRNTIVGGLAYPILLLVVSGGVLGLLMMFVLPRFSGLFESLDVPLPPSTQLMMATSDVLRVWWWVILLGLIAGGFGLRSWLRTAQGKVAFDTVVLRVPVINNMVRGFVTARIARLMGTLVMSHVPLLDAMDLTRRAAGNVHYVRLMERAEDAVTSGEPISTAFNDVHLINPSVYEAMRSGESTGQLGPLLLNMAEFLDDENEVTLRSVTSLLEPVILVVLGVLVGVVALSMFLPLFDLTASAGG, from the coding sequence ATGAGACTGGCGTACCAGGCCTACAACAAGTCAGGCAAGGCGGTGCGCGACACGATTGAAGTCGGCTCGCGCGACGAAGCCTACCAGCAGTTGCGCGCGGAGGGCCTGTTCGTGACGGGCCTGTCGGAAGCGGGTAAGTCGCCGGTACGGTCCACAGGCCGAGCGATGCCGACCGCGATCGCGGCCGCGAGCAAGACGGTCGCGCGGCGGCGGATGGGGGCCAGCCGACGGATTCGCAACCTGACGGTGTTCACCCGGCAGATGCACGTGCTGTTCAGCACGGGCACGCCGTTGGTGGATGCATTGGGCGCGTTGGAACGACAAAGCCGTGACGAGCAGTGGAAGGCACGGCTGCGCGACATTCAGCAACGCGTGGAAGAAGGCTCGTCACTGTCGGACGCGATGGAATACCACGTCGACTGCTTCGACACGGTGTACCGGGCGCTGATTCGTGCGGGCGAGTCGGGCGGCAAGCTGCCGGCAATGCTCGAACGACTGGCGACGCTGGTGCAGCGGCAACAAAAGGTGCGCAACACGATTGTGGGCGGCCTTGCGTATCCGATTTTGCTGCTGGTCGTGTCGGGTGGTGTGCTGGGGTTGCTGATGATGTTCGTGCTGCCGCGCTTTTCGGGGCTGTTTGAATCGCTGGACGTGCCATTACCGCCGAGCACGCAGTTGATGATGGCCACGTCCGACGTGCTTCGCGTGTGGTGGTGGGTGATATTGCTTGGACTGATCGCGGGCGGCTTTGGTTTGCGAAGCTGGTTGCGTACGGCGCAGGGGAAGGTCGCGTTCGACACGGTGGTGCTGCGCGTGCCGGTGATCAACAACATGGTGCGCGGGTTTGTCACGGCGCGTATTGCTCGGCTGATGGGCACGCTGGTGATGAGCCACGTCCCGCTGCTCGACGCGATGGACCTGACCCGCCGAGCTGCGGGCAACGTGCATTACGTACGACTGATGGAGCGGGCGGAAGATGCGGTGACCAGCGGTGAACCGATCAGCACGGCGTTTAACGATGTGCATCTGATCAACCCGTCGGTGTACGAAGCGATGCGCAGCGGCGAGTCGACGGGGCAACTCGGCCCGCTGCTGCTGAACATGGCGGAGTTTCTCGATGATGAAAACGAAGTGACGTTGCGGTCGGTGACAAGCCTGCTCGAACCGGTGATCCTGGTGGTGCTCGGCGTGCTGGTGGGTGTGGTGGCGTTGAGCATGTTCCTGCCGTTGTTCGATCTGACGGCGTCGGCAGGGGGCTAA
- a CDS encoding PilN domain-containing protein, whose protein sequence is MKAINLIPAWRREARRRRRYVRHWGLGVAMYAVLMVGAWAATQVMFGGPERAAAETLAELRDEATQTSKQIDALKPKLAEAQVTLAASRSVGSQPDWSLLLRLLAGELGDHVMLSTLRLEPVSRTGASLERGDEASNQNQYRLRMSGIGRDQAAVSAFVLRLERAGLFDNVTLIDTRREPFRESTAVGFRMECELSP, encoded by the coding sequence ATGAAAGCGATCAACCTGATACCGGCGTGGCGTCGCGAGGCGCGGCGGCGACGAAGATATGTAAGACATTGGGGCCTCGGCGTGGCGATGTACGCCGTGCTGATGGTCGGCGCGTGGGCCGCGACGCAGGTGATGTTCGGCGGACCGGAGCGGGCGGCGGCGGAGACACTGGCGGAACTGCGCGACGAGGCAACGCAGACAAGCAAGCAGATCGACGCGCTGAAGCCGAAGCTGGCTGAGGCGCAGGTCACGCTCGCGGCGAGCCGATCGGTGGGCAGTCAGCCGGACTGGTCGCTGCTGCTGCGCCTGCTGGCGGGGGAGTTGGGCGACCATGTGATGTTGTCGACGCTGCGGCTTGAGCCGGTGTCGCGAACCGGCGCGTCGTTGGAGCGTGGGGACGAGGCGTCGAATCAGAACCAGTATCGGCTGCGCATGTCGGGCATCGGCCGAGACCAGGCGGCGGTGTCGGCGTTTGTGTTGCGGCTGGAGCGGGCGGGCTTGTTCGACAATGTGACGCTGATCGATACGCGTCGCGAGCCGTTTCGCGAATCGACCGCGGTGGGGTTTCGGATGGAGTGTGAGTTGTCGCCGTGA
- the pilM gene encoding pilus assembly protein PilM — protein sequence MVFSFSTTRSAIGVDIGSRYVKAAQLSYGRDGVAKLSAGLVLERESPAEVFSADEACRLMTVLDRRGFVGRELVATVPSESLMTSLLTLPPRGSGAPLTEIATAEMARTHRVDADALEVAYWDLPSGAKPDVTPVMAAACRHEHAEALLDALEWPGFEVLALDAEGWALCRAARTWMTAEQPLAAAIDIGWRGVNFVLLHGASVVYERTLGGTGMHALSEMIHREQALEQPVIDYLLGQVGLSRDSDTVDPDDLRLAERLRGPLEQHVDALVQELRLSVSYATHQYPNATLDRLLLSGGGAMVRGLAEQLGQALEMEAVVMTPSAICQPTVRGLNESAEASLSVALGLAMYPRQADGQSEEAA from the coding sequence ATGGTGTTTTCTTTTTCGACAACGCGGTCTGCCATCGGGGTGGACATTGGTAGCCGATACGTGAAGGCGGCGCAGTTGTCGTATGGCAGAGATGGCGTGGCGAAGCTGTCGGCCGGGCTGGTGTTGGAACGTGAGTCGCCGGCGGAGGTCTTTTCGGCGGACGAGGCCTGCCGACTGATGACGGTGCTGGATCGGCGGGGGTTTGTGGGGCGTGAGCTGGTGGCCACGGTGCCGAGCGAGTCATTGATGACGAGCTTGTTGACGCTGCCGCCGCGAGGGTCGGGCGCGCCGCTGACGGAGATTGCCACCGCGGAGATGGCACGCACGCATCGTGTGGATGCGGACGCGTTGGAAGTGGCGTACTGGGATCTGCCCAGTGGAGCGAAGCCGGATGTCACGCCGGTGATGGCGGCGGCGTGTCGGCATGAGCATGCCGAGGCGTTGCTGGATGCGCTGGAGTGGCCTGGCTTTGAGGTGCTCGCGTTGGATGCGGAGGGTTGGGCGCTCTGCCGAGCGGCGCGAACTTGGATGACCGCGGAACAACCGTTGGCGGCGGCGATCGACATCGGCTGGCGGGGGGTGAACTTTGTGCTGCTGCATGGCGCGTCGGTGGTGTATGAGCGCACGCTCGGCGGGACGGGGATGCACGCGCTCAGTGAGATGATTCATCGCGAGCAGGCGTTGGAGCAGCCGGTGATTGATTACCTGCTCGGGCAGGTGGGCCTGTCGCGCGACAGCGACACGGTCGACCCGGACGACCTTCGGCTGGCGGAGCGGCTACGCGGGCCGTTGGAGCAGCATGTTGATGCGCTGGTGCAGGAATTGCGTCTGTCGGTGAGTTACGCGACGCATCAATACCCCAACGCCACGCTGGATCGACTGCTGCTAAGCGGCGGCGGCGCGATGGTTCGCGGGCTGGCGGAGCAGTTGGGACAGGCGTTGGAGATGGAGGCGGTGGTGATGACGCCGAGCGCGATCTGCCAGCCGACGGTTCGCGGGCTGAACGAGTCGGCGGAGGCGTCGTTGAGCGTGGCGTTGGGCCTGGCGATGTATCCGCGACAGGCGGACGGCCAAAGCGAGGAGGCGGCGTAA
- a CDS encoding prenyltransferase/squalene oxidase repeat-containing protein, whose protein sequence is MAQDDMTVGPGFTEITADAREAVERGLAYLASVQSDDGSWGGDRYPRNVGITSLACMAFLADGHLPGRGRYGRQVERGLEFVLANASESGLIAADTSHGPMYGHGFATLFLGEIYGQTQDPRVRDVLLKAVRLIVNTQNDEGGWRYHPIPLDADVSVTITQVHGLRSARNAGLHVPRETIDRAIAYVKACQNPSDGGFRYMLNAGGSAFPRSAAGVATLYYAGVYEGEAIERGLDYMQRTGRGLSHGGGGHFYYGQYYAAQAMFLAGGDHWRQWYPEARDQLVRNQNNDGRWASNHGDAYATAMSLLVLQIPNRLLPIFQR, encoded by the coding sequence ATGGCTCAGGACGACATGACAGTCGGCCCGGGCTTTACGGAGATCACCGCGGACGCGCGCGAGGCGGTCGAGCGCGGGCTGGCGTACTTGGCCTCGGTGCAGTCGGACGATGGCAGTTGGGGCGGCGACCGCTATCCGCGGAACGTCGGCATCACCTCGCTGGCGTGCATGGCGTTTCTGGCGGACGGCCATCTGCCCGGCCGAGGCCGCTACGGCAGGCAGGTCGAACGCGGGCTGGAATTCGTGCTCGCCAATGCCAGCGAGTCCGGCCTCATCGCGGCGGATACGTCGCACGGCCCGATGTACGGCCACGGGTTCGCCACGCTCTTCCTCGGCGAGATCTACGGCCAAACGCAGGACCCACGCGTCCGCGACGTGCTGCTCAAGGCAGTGCGACTCATCGTCAACACGCAAAACGACGAAGGCGGCTGGCGGTATCACCCCATCCCCCTCGACGCCGACGTGAGTGTCACCATCACGCAGGTGCACGGCCTGCGGTCGGCACGCAACGCCGGCCTCCACGTGCCCCGCGAAACCATCGACCGCGCAATCGCCTACGTCAAAGCCTGCCAGAACCCCTCCGACGGCGGGTTCCGCTACATGCTCAACGCAGGCGGCTCGGCCTTCCCCCGCTCGGCGGCGGGCGTGGCGACGCTGTACTACGCCGGCGTTTACGAAGGCGAAGCCATCGAGCGTGGGCTCGACTACATGCAGCGCACCGGCCGAGGGCTCAGCCACGGCGGGGGCGGGCATTTTTACTACGGGCAGTATTACGCGGCGCAGGCGATGTTCCTCGCCGGCGGCGACCACTGGCGGCAGTGGTATCCCGAGGCCCGCGACCAACTTGTGCGCAATCAGAACAACGACGGCCGATGGGCCTCGAACCATGGCGACGCCTACGCGACCGCGATGAGCCTGCTTGTTTTGCAAATTCCCAACCGGCTTCTGCCGATATTCCAGAGGTGA
- a CDS encoding STAS domain-containing protein has protein sequence MQIQEEKKGAVTVLRPAGPLTQQDAEQFKSRLLAVRDRSMGRFVVDVAGVPYVDSRGLEVLAEAHDELVKSGQSLKLCAVNETLREVLDLTEMASLFEQYEDAHSAVRSFL, from the coding sequence ATGCAGATTCAGGAAGAGAAAAAAGGTGCGGTCACGGTGCTTCGCCCGGCGGGGCCGCTGACGCAGCAGGATGCTGAGCAGTTCAAGAGTCGGCTGCTGGCGGTGCGCGATCGGAGCATGGGGCGGTTTGTGGTGGACGTCGCGGGCGTGCCGTACGTGGACTCGCGCGGGCTGGAAGTGCTCGCCGAGGCGCATGACGAACTGGTGAAATCGGGGCAGTCGCTGAAGCTTTGCGCGGTGAATGAGACGTTGCGCGAAGTGCTGGATCTGACGGAGATGGCGTCGCTGTTCGAGCAATACGAAGACGCGCACTCCGCGGTGAGGAGTTTCTTGTGA
- a CDS encoding histone deacetylase family protein, with amino-acid sequence MRTGLIYSERFLQHDTGPGHPERPDRLLAIHNQLQARGLLDALAPLPFGLADRRWLELVHTPTYVERVFAACEAGEPYIDSADSTTCPQSAEIAQLAAGGAITAVDAVMAGELHNAFCAMRPPGHHAEANLSMGFCLFNHVAIAAAYLIRRHGLQRVAIVDFDVHHGNGTQHLFERRSDVLFISMHQDPRHLYPGTGHAHETGRDAGEGYTLNVPLPPDSGDDVYLNALRSKVLPKLEAFDPQFLLLSAGFDASARDPLAHMLMTPKGFGQLTRELRAVAETHCRGRLVSLLEGGYHLEELANSVCHHVRALHETDAHDVAPRASTQMKT; translated from the coding sequence ATGCGTACGGGTCTGATCTACAGCGAGCGGTTTCTTCAGCATGACACGGGGCCGGGCCATCCCGAACGGCCCGACCGGTTGCTGGCGATCCACAATCAGCTTCAGGCGCGCGGCCTGCTCGACGCGCTCGCCCCCCTGCCGTTCGGCCTGGCGGATCGGCGGTGGCTGGAACTGGTGCACACTCCGACGTATGTCGAGCGCGTGTTCGCGGCGTGCGAGGCGGGCGAGCCTTACATCGACTCGGCGGACTCGACGACCTGCCCGCAAAGCGCGGAGATCGCCCAGCTCGCCGCCGGCGGCGCGATCACGGCCGTCGATGCGGTCATGGCGGGCGAGCTGCACAACGCCTTCTGCGCCATGCGCCCGCCGGGCCATCACGCCGAGGCGAACCTGTCGATGGGCTTTTGCCTGTTCAACCATGTAGCCATCGCCGCGGCGTATCTCATCCGCCGCCACGGCTTGCAGCGGGTCGCGATCGTCGACTTCGACGTCCACCACGGCAATGGCACGCAGCACCTGTTCGAACGCCGAAGCGACGTGCTGTTCATCTCCATGCACCAGGACCCGCGCCACCTCTACCCCGGCACGGGCCACGCCCACGAAACCGGCCGAGACGCCGGCGAGGGCTACACCCTCAACGTCCCCCTCCCGCCGGACAGCGGCGATGATGTTTACCTCAACGCTTTGCGATCGAAGGTGCTGCCGAAGCTCGAAGCGTTCGACCCGCAGTTTCTGCTGCTGTCCGCCGGCTTCGACGCGAGCGCCCGTGATCCGCTGGCCCACATGCTGATGACGCCCAAAGGCTTCGGCCAACTGACGCGCGAGCTGCGCGCGGTGGCGGAAACGCACTGCCGCGGGCGGCTGGTCTCGCTGCTGGAAGGCGGCTATCACCTGGAAGAGCTCGCCAACTCGGTATGTCACCATGTCCGGGCGCTGCACGAGACAGACGCCCATGACGTCGCGCCGCGGGCGTCGACGCAGATGAAGACATGA